The DNA region AGAGCCGGTCACTCTGAATGTCGCTAACTGGTCGGGCCAGCCACTTGGCCTCCCCGGCAGCGCAGTCCTGCACGAATGGCGCTGCCTTCCCAAGTCGGCGATCCATCCCTGGACCGACTACCCGAGTCTTACTTCCGAAATAGTCAGATGGATAGCCCGCACGGCCGACCCGGATGGTGTCAACCTGATTGGCATGCTCGTGCCGCAGGAGGTCGGGCTCGGTATCGGGATTCAGGTCGCAGATCTGACCAAGTCCCAGTGGCCAGCCCACCTCTGGCCCTTGATCCAGCCGTCAGCTAGAGCAGAGCATCTGACTATTCCCGGACTCGACCTCGGCTGGGATTCGCTTCACCGCGGATATCGCGTCGGATCTCGATAAGGGAGCAGAAGATCGGAGTTGGGCCTGCGGTCCCTCTGACCGGCAGGCTGGCAAAGTCCCCACAGTTGCTGGTGGCGAAAGCGGCCTGCCAACGGACCTCGGTGCTGCAACTAACCGGTCAATCAGGCGTACACGACGGCGCGACCTGCGCCTGCGCGGTCGAGATACCCGAGCTGACTCATCAGCGCGCAAACCACCGCTTTACCGAGTTCCAGCGGGACGGCGTTGCCGAGTTGCCGCTGCACGTCGGCGCGGGTGCCGTCGATGGTGAAGTCGTCGGGGAAGGACATCAGCCGCAGCATCTCGTTGACGCGGAGTCGCCGAGCACGCTCCCGACCGGAGGCCGTGCGGACGTTCTCCCAGTGGAACGGACCGACCCACGGGCCAGGCTGGGCCTGGAGCGTGGTGGAGGGTCGATCGGGATCGAGGCGGAGCAGAAAGGTCCAATAGCGGCTGCGCCACTCGAAGTGGTTGCGGCCGTCGTAGCGCTCGGTGTGCCAGAGGTAGTTCTGGCCGGGCGGGACCTCGGCCGCAAGCTCGCCGTAGTTGCCGTCGACGATCTCGTCCTCGGACGCTCGGACAAGTCGGGGCAGTCCCTCGAACGCCTGCGCCGCAGTGACATGTGGGATCTTGCTCGTGTCGAAGGTGCGGGTGTGCTCGCTCCAGCCGGAGTGGGTGGGTTCGGGGAACTCGAACCGCTCCCCGTCGCGCCGGCCGACGACGAACACGCGACGGCGCAGTTGGGGGACGCCATAGTCGGCGGCGAGCAGCACCTTCCATTGCGGGTTATAGCCCAACTCGCCGAGGCCTTTGAGGAGGCGCTCGAACTGCGCGGTGTGGGTCTTGTAGGTCAGACCCTGCACGT from Microlunatus phosphovorus NM-1 includes:
- a CDS encoding DNA cytosine methyltransferase; this encodes MGERLPVVSLFSGAGGLDLAVERADAEPLAPGDPGSGLLRVSVATDYNDPALKTLKANFGDTRTLTGDIRAVSTEEILAAAGLRSAEPVLVVGGPPCTPFSKSGFWLEQKRESRDPNASLLDEYVRVVRESQPEAFILENVQGLTYKTHTAQFERLLKGLGELGYNPQWKVLLAADYGVPQLRRRVFVVGRRDGERFEFPEPTHSGWSEHTRTFDTSKIPHVTAAQAFEGLPRLVRASEDEIVDGNYGELAAEVPPGQNYLWHTERYDGRNHFEWRSRYWTFLLRLDPDRPSTTLQAQPGPWVGPFHWENVRTASGRERARRLRVNEMLRLMSFPDDFTIDGTRADVQRQLGNAVPLELGKAVVCALMSQLGYLDRAGAGRAVVYA